A stretch of Bos indicus isolate NIAB-ARS_2022 breed Sahiwal x Tharparkar chromosome 24, NIAB-ARS_B.indTharparkar_mat_pri_1.0, whole genome shotgun sequence DNA encodes these proteins:
- the TTR gene encoding transthyretin: protein MASFRLFLLCLAGLVFVSEAGSVGAGEPKCPLMVKVLDAVRGSPAANVGVKVFKKAADETWEPFASGKTSESGELHGLTTEDKFVEGLYKVELDTKSYWKSLGISPFHEFAEVVFTANDSGPRHYTIAALLSPYSYSTTALVSSPKA from the exons ATGGCTTCCTTCCGTCTGTTCCTCCTTTGTCTCGCTGGACTGGTGTTTGTGTCTGAGGCTGGCTCTGTG GGCGCTGGTGAACCCAAGTGTCCTCTGATGGTCAAGGTCCTGGATGCTGTCCGGGGCAGTCCTGCTGCGAACGTGGGTGTGAAGGTGTTCAAGAAGGCTGCTGACGAGACCTGGGAGCCATTTGCCTCGGG GAAAACCAGTGAATCTGGAGAGCTCCATGGGCTCACCACAGAGGACAAATTTGTAGAGGGACTATACAAAGTGGAATTAGACACCAAATCCTACTGGAAGTCACTTGGCATCTCCCCGTTCCATGAATTTGCAGAG GTGGTGTTCACAGCCAACGACTCTGGCCCCCGCCACTACACCATCGCCGCCCTGCTCAGCCCCTACTCCTACTCTACCACCGCCCTGGTCAGCAGTCCCAAGGCGTGA